In the Muricauda sp. MAR_2010_75 genome, one interval contains:
- a CDS encoding FecR family protein yields MSKEERLRGVLESIKASGKLDLHYLKDVSEEEKDIIKTLFHNGLVEEALEFISELNTDKELKELKDKLEDEEAERDVVPLWKSVVKYAAIFIGIFALTYFFQTEKTLEPQPAISDGSILLIMEKNGVKMIDQSDSRSILSNSGEVIAEQQGNILHYRADSNIDELVYNELEVPNGKMFDVELSDGTLVHLNSGTKLKYPVKFLHGQKREVFIEGEAYFKVAKDKAHPFVVNADDVAVQVLGTEFNLSSYKDDAEITTVLVEGSVSMTNTLQPQENMVLTPGTMGSWNKNERSAKMEEVDTELYTGWIKGELIFRNTTFQSMAKRLERKYNVIIENTNTALAEKVLTATFNANIESIEDVLKAIKEIHPLDYKITDQHIRILTKSESQ; encoded by the coding sequence ATGTCCAAAGAAGAAAGATTGAGGGGAGTTCTGGAATCAATTAAAGCGTCCGGTAAGCTGGATTTGCATTATTTGAAGGATGTTTCAGAGGAAGAAAAGGACATCATCAAAACCTTGTTTCATAATGGTTTGGTGGAAGAAGCATTGGAATTTATCTCTGAGCTGAATACCGATAAGGAATTAAAAGAGCTCAAGGACAAACTTGAAGATGAGGAAGCTGAACGGGATGTTGTTCCTTTATGGAAATCTGTTGTAAAGTATGCTGCTATCTTTATTGGAATTTTTGCGCTTACCTACTTTTTTCAGACTGAAAAAACGTTGGAGCCGCAGCCCGCAATTTCCGATGGGTCCATCCTACTGATCATGGAAAAGAATGGGGTTAAGATGATCGATCAATCCGATAGCCGGTCAATTCTTTCCAATTCAGGTGAGGTCATTGCGGAACAGCAAGGCAATATCCTCCATTACCGTGCAGATTCAAATATAGATGAGCTGGTGTATAACGAACTGGAGGTCCCAAATGGAAAAATGTTCGACGTTGAGCTTTCGGATGGAACGTTGGTACATCTAAATTCGGGGACCAAATTAAAATATCCAGTAAAATTTTTACACGGCCAAAAAAGGGAAGTGTTCATTGAAGGGGAAGCCTATTTTAAAGTTGCAAAGGATAAGGCCCATCCATTTGTCGTGAATGCGGACGACGTAGCCGTACAAGTGCTGGGAACGGAGTTTAATCTATCTTCCTATAAAGATGATGCTGAGATAACCACAGTTTTGGTTGAAGGCTCGGTAAGCATGACCAATACATTGCAACCACAGGAAAACATGGTGCTTACCCCTGGAACAATGGGTTCATGGAACAAAAATGAACGTTCTGCCAAAATGGAGGAGGTGGACACGGAGCTTTACACAGGCTGGATCAAAGGAGAGCTCATTTTTAGGAACACAACCTTCCAGAGCATGGCCAAGAGATTGGAGCGAAAGTATAATGTCATCATTGAGAACACCAACACAGCTCTTGCCGAAAAGGTACTTACCGCCACTTTTAACGCTAATATAGAAAGTATAGAAGATGTGCTGAAGGCCATAAAGGAAATTCACCCACTTGATTATAAAATAACCGACCAACATATACGAATATTAACCAAATCAGAAAGCCAATGA
- a CDS encoding SusD/RagB family nutrient-binding outer membrane lipoprotein: MKNYYIILVITLFFSCSGDLEDMNVDIKNATEAPAETFFNNAMKNLSDRLSTVTYGATGSPWDISRLFVQQMSSVTYNEGTTYYVSFTWDDVYMGVLNNLQQSRQIIETEESELSTSTNKLAILEIATVYTYAKLVESFGDIPYSQALDVDIISPAFDQDEAIYADLIARLTAAIGNLNEAQGAWDQDIVYDGNVSSWKKFGSSLLFQMGMRVIDADATLGTQAITAALPNVFTSNEDVAEIDMLASQPNTSDLYVDIAVGNRRDLVGAEPFVDYMNNLDDPRRTVFFQEVDGTDGVYLGSPSGLTVSYFDFSRFGTLFYEPTTAVILLDYATIEFLLAEAAERGLGGVTDAAGHYEAAIRASFDYYGLGDSADTYLANPEVAYATAPGTWQEKIGMQKWVALFNQGLEAWTEYRRLDYPILEAPPQSFVPTVPVRNVYPISEQTLNRENYESAAASVGGDLLTTKLFWDVN, encoded by the coding sequence ATGAAAAACTATTATATCATACTAGTAATAACACTGTTTTTCTCGTGCTCAGGGGATTTGGAAGATATGAACGTGGACATCAAAAATGCTACGGAAGCTCCAGCCGAGACCTTTTTCAATAATGCGATGAAAAACCTGTCTGATAGATTGAGTACTGTAACTTACGGTGCTACCGGAAGTCCATGGGACATTTCCAGATTGTTTGTTCAGCAGATGTCTTCGGTTACCTACAATGAAGGAACCACATACTATGTGAGCTTTACTTGGGATGATGTCTATATGGGCGTCTTAAACAATCTTCAACAGAGTAGACAGATCATTGAGACGGAAGAAAGTGAACTGTCAACAAGTACAAACAAATTGGCAATTCTTGAGATTGCCACGGTCTATACTTATGCCAAGCTTGTAGAATCCTTTGGAGACATTCCTTACTCACAGGCGTTGGATGTTGATATCATTTCACCGGCATTTGATCAGGATGAAGCCATTTATGCAGATTTGATTGCAAGATTGACCGCTGCCATTGGAAACTTGAATGAAGCACAAGGAGCTTGGGATCAGGATATTGTCTATGATGGAAATGTGTCCAGTTGGAAAAAGTTTGGAAGCTCCTTGCTTTTTCAAATGGGGATGCGTGTTATAGATGCCGATGCCACTCTTGGCACACAGGCCATAACTGCGGCTTTGCCCAATGTCTTTACCTCAAATGAAGATGTAGCAGAAATTGATATGTTGGCTTCACAACCCAACACTTCAGATCTTTATGTGGATATAGCCGTGGGGAACAGACGTGACCTGGTTGGAGCTGAGCCATTTGTGGATTATATGAACAATCTAGATGATCCTAGAAGAACCGTTTTCTTCCAAGAAGTGGATGGAACCGATGGGGTATATCTAGGATCTCCTTCAGGATTGACAGTGTCCTATTTTGACTTTTCCAGATTTGGCACACTGTTCTATGAGCCCACAACTGCGGTAATCCTTTTGGATTATGCAACTATTGAATTCCTTTTGGCAGAAGCTGCCGAGCGTGGACTGGGTGGTGTAACGGATGCCGCTGGTCATTACGAGGCAGCCATTCGTGCTTCATTTGATTATTACGGTCTAGGAGATAGCGCGGATACCTACTTGGCTAATCCAGAAGTGGCTTATGCCACTGCTCCTGGAACTTGGCAGGAAAAAATTGGAATGCAAAAATGGGTGGCACTATTCAACCAAGGATTGGAAGCATGGACAGAATACAGAAGATTGGATTATCCCATTCTTGAAGCTCCGCCGCAGTCATTTGTCCCCACTGTACCGGTTAGGAATGTATACCCAATTTCAGAACAGACCCTAAACAGGGAAAATTATGAAAGTGCAGCGGCCTCTGTTGGTGGCGATTTACTGACGACCAAGCTATTTTGGGATGTAAACTAA
- a CDS encoding amidohydrolase family protein: MKRFLLTTLMMLPLLVVAQTIGAPDRKAGEGEGPFNRLIIRGATLIDGTGGPPAGPVDIVIENNKIVDVARVGAPKVPIDESKRPKIGTGNTKEIDATGKYVMPGIIDLHVHTGGKPKAPEAEYVYKLWMANGITTVRGVPFGDLEWSLKERERSAKNEIVAPRMVSFHRIGTGKEWEGKKILTPEDAREWVRYAKKKGVDGLKLGSHRPEIMKAVLEEANSLGMGSTAHLGQSGVAQMNALDAARIGLTSMTHFYGLFESMYENNDVQPWPVDINYGDEQHRFGQVARQWNLVKPGGEKWNALLDEFLELDFYINPTMTIYSAGRDVMRARNADWHEKYTLPSLMDFFSPSRTSHGAYWFDWTTEDEVAWKKYYEVWMKFLNQYKNMGGKVTVGSDSGFIYQLYGFGTILELEMLQEAGFHPLEVIRSATMHGAEEIFKPLKKPIEYGVIREGLLADMIIVDENPLQNLKVLYATGAVRLNDETAKVERVGGIEYTIKDGIVYDAKKLLSDVEEMVNKQKKEREGK; this comes from the coding sequence ATGAAGCGTTTTTTACTTACCACATTAATGATGCTGCCCCTGTTGGTGGTAGCCCAAACGATTGGCGCACCTGACCGTAAAGCAGGAGAAGGTGAAGGCCCGTTTAACCGACTTATAATCAGAGGGGCCACATTGATAGATGGAACCGGGGGACCACCGGCCGGTCCCGTTGACATTGTAATAGAGAACAACAAAATTGTGGATGTTGCCAGGGTAGGTGCCCCAAAAGTACCTATAGATGAATCAAAACGACCTAAAATTGGAACAGGCAATACCAAAGAAATTGATGCCACTGGCAAATACGTAATGCCCGGTATTATTGATCTTCATGTGCATACAGGGGGAAAACCTAAGGCCCCAGAAGCAGAGTATGTATATAAATTGTGGATGGCCAACGGGATTACCACGGTTAGGGGAGTGCCTTTTGGTGACTTGGAATGGTCCCTTAAAGAGCGCGAAAGAAGTGCTAAAAATGAGATTGTGGCCCCTAGAATGGTTTCATTTCACCGTATTGGAACTGGAAAAGAGTGGGAAGGCAAGAAAATCCTTACCCCCGAAGATGCCCGGGAATGGGTCCGCTATGCCAAGAAAAAGGGTGTGGACGGGTTAAAACTAGGTTCGCATCGCCCAGAAATTATGAAAGCAGTATTGGAGGAGGCCAATTCATTGGGAATGGGTAGTACGGCCCACCTTGGTCAAAGTGGTGTGGCCCAAATGAACGCCTTAGATGCGGCAAGAATTGGATTGACGAGCATGACCCACTTTTATGGATTGTTTGAATCCATGTATGAGAACAATGATGTACAACCATGGCCAGTGGACATTAATTATGGAGATGAGCAACACCGATTTGGCCAAGTGGCACGTCAATGGAACTTGGTGAAGCCCGGTGGTGAAAAATGGAACGCCCTATTGGATGAGTTTTTGGAGTTGGATTTTTACATTAACCCTACCATGACCATCTATTCTGCGGGAAGGGATGTAATGAGAGCCAGAAATGCGGACTGGCATGAGAAATATACCTTGCCTTCATTGATGGATTTCTTTTCACCCAGTCGTACAAGCCATGGCGCGTATTGGTTCGATTGGACCACAGAGGACGAGGTGGCTTGGAAAAAGTATTACGAAGTATGGATGAAGTTCTTGAACCAATACAAGAATATGGGAGGTAAAGTCACCGTAGGATCCGATTCTGGATTTATCTACCAATTGTATGGATTTGGTACCATTTTGGAACTTGAGATGTTGCAGGAAGCCGGTTTCCACCCATTGGAAGTAATTCGGTCTGCTACCATGCATGGTGCCGAAGAAATCTTCAAGCCCCTGAAAAAACCCATTGAGTACGGTGTAATTCGTGAAGGTTTATTGGCCGATATGATCATTGTGGATGAAAATCCATTGCAGAACCTAAAAGTACTCTATGCAACAGGTGCTGTTCGTTTGAATGATGAAACTGCCAAAGTGGAACGAGTAGGAGGCATTGAGTACACCATAAAGGATGGCATTGTTTACGATGCCAAAAAATTGCTTTCCGATGTGGAAGAAATGGTGAACAAACAAAAGAAAGAAAGAGAAGGAAAGTAG
- a CDS encoding SusC/RagA family TonB-linked outer membrane protein yields MKLIAILFVSFFEIQANPSSAEELLTLNLEKVSVEQAFEQIEAISEYRFLFEGKQVRLERKVTLKLEKKKISEVLDVLFRGTDITYKIKGRQVILLKSKNEGTSTNPQAVRDRLELIGPMQQLVTGTVVDIQGQPLPGANVVEKGTMNGTQTDFDGNFTLEVPGDATLVISYIGFLTTEVPVANQSTINVTLEENSQQLNEVVVTALGISREKKSLGYATQEVDGEEVNRTPTDNVVNALSGKIAGVQIKNNTNLGGSSNVVIRGSTSLTGNNQALFVVDGVPVSNSNFNTSDQQSGSGGFDYGNMASDINPNDIESINVLKGAAATALYGSRATNGAVIITTKSGSGAKRKPTVTINSNVTVGWIDKSTWPEFQYEYGTGYGAVYGSTGDSFFVDTDANGDGEIDLVTPSTAYGSYGAPFNSNLMVYQWDSFYEGSPTYLQPTPWEAPKDKLISFFETPVTITNSVAVAGGSDSANYRIAYTRFEQDGIMPNSNLTRDNISINAAFDVSDKLSVSGSANYILTDALGRNRTGNETGSNAQNVISSMRKYWAMNVGVQELKDAYFNTGLNVDPFMGGTIDNPYWVVYENYQNDTRSRIFGNVSVKYEFTDWLNIEGRVSLDTYSFEQEERNEQGTAGAVGRYYRRNINYDEENYDLMLNFNKNITEKLNISGVLGTNIRRTHLSSIAAETNGGLVLKNLFSLSNSLSQPAAPVENVEKVGVDGFYGLASFGYDNFLYLDVTGRFDHSSTLPSENSTYFYPSVSSSFVFSSLMDSSWLSFGKFRLNYAEVGSSAPANSLVDVLDKPTPFGSVPLYGTNDTKNNQNLLPEKTVSVEAGLEMRFLSNRVGMDLSLYKTNSKDQIIPVAISTATGYSSKFVNAGEIENKGIEVALDGNIIPEGDFQWKVNLNWAKNQSKVLSLFEGGSNLQLGSVNGVTINATVGEPYGTIQGTDFIYVDGKRLINQDTGTFERTTTSNNVIGNITPDWTAGITNSLKYKNFNLSFLIDIQSGGDVYSNDINTGNRSGLYKWSVGLNDLGNPIRNSLANGGGIILDGVAPDGSPNTVRTAMDSYRNATGSIMAPRAYFVYDASYVKLREVALNYNFPKMPFMEKLSIQALRFGVVASNLWIIHKNLPYADPEAGLSSGNLQGSQNGVLPTVKNLGVNLQVQF; encoded by the coding sequence ATGAAACTTATCGCAATTTTATTTGTTTCGTTTTTTGAGATTCAAGCCAACCCTAGCTCAGCTGAAGAATTATTGACCTTAAACTTGGAAAAGGTAAGTGTTGAACAAGCCTTTGAGCAAATTGAAGCTATTTCCGAATACAGATTTCTATTCGAGGGAAAACAAGTTCGCCTTGAAAGAAAAGTGACCTTAAAACTTGAAAAGAAAAAAATCTCCGAAGTTCTTGATGTTCTTTTTAGAGGTACAGACATTACCTATAAGATAAAAGGACGGCAGGTTATCCTGTTAAAGAGCAAGAACGAGGGAACTTCCACAAATCCACAGGCCGTTCGCGATCGTCTCGAATTAATCGGGCCAATGCAGCAATTGGTTACGGGAACAGTGGTGGATATTCAGGGCCAACCTTTACCAGGGGCCAACGTTGTGGAGAAAGGAACCATGAACGGTACCCAAACCGATTTTGATGGAAACTTTACCTTAGAAGTGCCAGGAGATGCAACTCTTGTGATTTCCTATATTGGTTTTTTGACCACAGAAGTTCCAGTGGCCAACCAAAGTACCATTAATGTAACGCTTGAAGAGAATTCACAGCAATTGAACGAGGTTGTAGTTACGGCCTTGGGGATTTCGCGTGAGAAAAAATCTTTGGGATATGCCACACAAGAGGTGGATGGCGAAGAGGTTAACAGGACCCCGACCGATAACGTGGTCAATGCACTTTCTGGTAAGATTGCCGGTGTGCAGATCAAGAACAATACCAACTTAGGAGGATCCAGTAACGTTGTGATCAGGGGTAGTACATCCTTGACCGGGAACAATCAGGCCCTATTTGTGGTAGATGGTGTGCCAGTGAGTAACTCAAACTTCAACACATCTGACCAGCAAAGTGGATCAGGTGGTTTTGATTATGGGAATATGGCTTCGGACATCAACCCTAACGATATTGAATCCATCAACGTGCTAAAAGGTGCAGCTGCAACAGCGCTATATGGTTCACGGGCTACAAATGGAGCGGTGATCATCACTACAAAATCTGGTTCTGGTGCAAAGCGAAAACCAACCGTGACAATCAATTCCAATGTAACAGTGGGTTGGATAGACAAGTCAACATGGCCAGAATTCCAATATGAATACGGTACCGGTTACGGAGCGGTATATGGAAGTACTGGTGATAGCTTTTTTGTGGATACCGATGCCAACGGAGACGGTGAAATCGACTTGGTTACGCCATCAACGGCCTATGGATCGTATGGAGCCCCATTTAACTCCAATTTAATGGTGTATCAGTGGGATTCTTTCTATGAAGGTTCCCCTACCTATTTGCAGCCTACCCCGTGGGAAGCACCAAAGGACAAATTAATATCCTTCTTTGAAACTCCTGTGACCATTACCAATAGTGTAGCTGTTGCCGGCGGAAGTGATTCAGCAAATTATAGGATTGCCTATACCCGGTTTGAACAAGATGGTATTATGCCCAATAGTAACCTTACCAGGGATAATATTTCAATCAATGCAGCCTTTGATGTAAGCGATAAATTGTCTGTATCTGGTAGTGCCAATTACATATTGACTGACGCACTTGGCAGAAACAGAACAGGTAACGAAACAGGTTCCAATGCCCAAAACGTAATCTCTTCCATGCGTAAATATTGGGCTATGAACGTAGGTGTTCAAGAACTTAAGGATGCCTACTTCAATACTGGGCTTAATGTTGATCCTTTTATGGGGGGTACCATAGACAACCCATATTGGGTAGTATATGAAAACTATCAAAACGATACCCGTAGCCGGATATTTGGAAACGTTTCCGTAAAATATGAGTTCACCGATTGGTTGAATATTGAAGGACGGGTTTCCTTGGACACCTATTCCTTTGAACAAGAGGAAAGAAACGAACAAGGTACAGCTGGAGCCGTGGGAAGATATTATAGAAGAAATATCAACTATGATGAGGAGAACTATGACCTTATGTTGAACTTCAACAAGAACATCACCGAAAAACTTAACATCAGTGGGGTTCTTGGAACCAACATTCGTAGAACACACCTTAGCTCTATTGCAGCTGAGACCAATGGAGGATTGGTATTGAAAAACCTTTTCTCCCTATCCAACTCGCTTAGCCAACCCGCAGCTCCAGTTGAGAATGTTGAAAAAGTGGGTGTGGACGGTTTCTATGGATTGGCATCTTTTGGGTATGACAACTTCCTTTACTTGGATGTTACCGGTAGATTTGATCACTCATCAACCTTGCCTTCTGAAAATAGTACATACTTCTATCCATCTGTATCCTCCAGTTTTGTGTTCTCCAGTTTAATGGATAGCAGCTGGTTGAGTTTTGGAAAGTTCCGGTTAAACTATGCAGAGGTGGGTAGTTCAGCACCTGCCAACAGTTTGGTGGATGTATTGGACAAACCAACTCCATTTGGATCGGTTCCACTTTACGGAACCAACGATACCAAGAACAATCAAAATTTGTTGCCAGAGAAAACCGTGAGTGTTGAAGCAGGTTTGGAGATGCGCTTTTTAAGCAACAGAGTTGGAATGGATCTTTCATTGTATAAGACCAATTCCAAAGATCAAATTATTCCCGTTGCTATATCAACCGCAACAGGATACTCTTCCAAATTTGTAAATGCTGGGGAAATTGAGAACAAAGGTATAGAAGTTGCCCTTGATGGTAACATTATACCCGAAGGCGATTTTCAATGGAAAGTCAACCTAAACTGGGCGAAGAACCAAAGTAAGGTGTTGTCGCTGTTTGAAGGCGGTAGCAATCTGCAATTGGGTTCGGTGAATGGGGTGACCATAAACGCAACTGTTGGAGAACCCTACGGAACCATCCAGGGAACAGATTTCATCTATGTTGACGGAAAACGCCTTATCAATCAAGATACAGGAACTTTTGAGAGAACCACTACCTCCAATAATGTAATCGGAAATATTACACCAGATTGGACTGCGGGTATTACCAACTCCCTTAAGTACAAAAACTTTAACCTTAGTTTCTTGATCGATATTCAAAGCGGTGGAGATGTTTATTCCAATGATATAAACACGGGGAACAGATCAGGTCTTTATAAGTGGTCTGTGGGTCTTAACGACTTGGGTAACCCTATTCGTAACTCATTGGCAAATGGTGGTGGTATCATTTTGGATGGTGTTGCGCCAGACGGATCTCCCAACACCGTTAGAACAGCGATGGATTCATACAGAAATGCCACAGGAAGCATTATGGCCCCAAGGGCTTATTTTGTGTATGATGCATCTTATGTGAAGCTAAGAGAAGTTGCTTTAAACTACAATTTTCCAAAAATGCCATTTATGGAAAAACTCAGTATCCAAGCACTTAGATTTGGAGTGGTGGCTTCTAATTTATGGATCATCCACAAGAACCTACCCTATGCGGACCCAGAGGCGGGCTTAAGCTCAGGTAACTTGCAAGGTTCCCAAAATGGGGTTTTGCCAACCGTTAAAAATTTAGGTGTTAACCTTCAAGTTCAATTCTAA
- a CDS encoding prolyl oligopeptidase family serine peptidase, with protein MKRLSVIFSVLGCFILHAQKNEVLSVEKIMSDSVYLGKVPEDIQWDENSAQLFFTWRPMGEKQNATYKISTSDLKLGPISEELKLMLQKRQVSYSKDLKKALFERNGDIFIKNIKTGTEILLMGTVAEESNPVFNHDETSVIFQKGQNLYTISVTGQGLRQLTNFTFHPNKKDSINSQDQWLEEDQMVIFDIFKKNGEDSKNSKKPSPYYLPNSGSISSINADPTLRYVVFNVADQPKHSRNIIVPNYVTRSGYTEDIYGRTKVGSYMPTYTTKIYDLERDTIYGISTHDIPAIKSIPEYLKEYPDQLAQRKRENKDREVHIGQPIWTPNRSTAIVNVVSMDNKDRWIMQLDPTNGNLSLLDHQHDEAWIGGPGVGRRYRTPEMGWINDNTIYFQSEETGYSHLYTLKISNGERKQLTSGKYEVQTLQLSNDKKSFYFTANVEHPGITHFYKMPVGGGNRVQLTSLRGGNEATLSPDEKWLAIKHSTTTQPWELYLQENKPGATAKQITKTTSEAFNAYEWKTPEMITFKNRYGVDTYAQVLVPKTPLPNKPAVVFVHSNGYLQNVHYWWSYHFREYMFNNLLVDKGFTVINVDYTASSGYGRDVRTGIYRHMGGKDLSDVTDGAQLLIEKYGVNPNYIGLYGGSYGGFLTLMALFTEPDVFKSGAALRSVTDWAHYNQGYTSNILNEPLTDEKAYKRSSPIYFADGLKGNLLMTHGIVDVNVNFQDIVRLTQRLIELGKEDWELAVYPLEDHNFVEPASWTDQYKRILKLFEDTLIE; from the coding sequence ATGAAGAGACTATCGGTTATTTTTTCTGTTCTTGGGTGTTTCATACTTCATGCACAGAAAAATGAGGTGTTGTCCGTTGAAAAGATAATGTCTGATTCGGTCTATCTGGGCAAAGTTCCAGAAGATATTCAATGGGATGAAAACAGTGCGCAATTGTTTTTTACTTGGAGACCCATGGGGGAAAAACAGAATGCAACGTATAAAATTTCCACATCAGACCTAAAACTCGGTCCAATCTCAGAAGAATTGAAGCTTATGCTTCAAAAAAGACAAGTTTCCTATTCAAAAGATCTTAAAAAAGCCCTGTTTGAGAGAAATGGGGATATCTTCATCAAGAATATAAAGACCGGGACAGAAATACTATTGATGGGTACTGTTGCGGAAGAAAGTAATCCTGTTTTTAACCATGATGAAACTTCTGTCATATTCCAAAAAGGCCAAAACCTATATACTATTTCTGTTACAGGGCAAGGATTGAGACAATTGACCAATTTCACATTCCATCCAAACAAAAAAGATAGCATAAACAGCCAAGATCAATGGTTGGAAGAGGACCAAATGGTCATCTTTGACATTTTTAAAAAGAACGGGGAGGATTCAAAGAACTCAAAAAAACCAAGCCCTTATTATCTACCCAATTCAGGCTCAATATCCAGCATTAATGCAGACCCCACTTTACGATATGTGGTTTTTAACGTGGCCGACCAACCCAAGCACAGCAGAAACATTATCGTTCCCAATTATGTGACCCGCTCTGGATATACCGAAGACATTTACGGTAGAACCAAAGTAGGGTCCTATATGCCCACTTACACTACCAAAATTTATGATTTGGAACGGGATACCATTTATGGGATTTCAACACATGATATTCCGGCTATTAAGAGCATCCCCGAATATTTAAAAGAATATCCGGACCAACTGGCACAACGCAAGCGAGAAAACAAAGATCGGGAAGTACATATTGGACAACCCATTTGGACTCCAAACCGTTCCACCGCCATTGTGAATGTAGTATCGATGGACAACAAGGACCGTTGGATTATGCAGCTTGACCCTACCAATGGAAACCTATCCCTCTTGGACCATCAGCATGATGAAGCCTGGATCGGGGGACCCGGTGTGGGACGGAGGTACCGAACCCCGGAGATGGGTTGGATTAATGACAACACCATCTATTTCCAGAGTGAGGAAACCGGATATTCCCATTTGTATACCCTTAAAATTTCGAATGGCGAGCGGAAACAATTGACCTCTGGAAAGTATGAAGTACAGACCTTGCAGCTTTCCAACGACAAAAAATCCTTCTATTTCACTGCTAACGTTGAGCATCCTGGAATCACACATTTTTACAAAATGCCAGTTGGGGGCGGTAATAGGGTTCAACTGACCTCTTTGCGCGGCGGAAATGAAGCAACCCTATCTCCAGATGAAAAATGGTTGGCCATAAAACACTCAACAACTACCCAGCCATGGGAGTTATATTTACAAGAAAATAAGCCTGGCGCAACGGCAAAACAGATTACCAAGACCACTTCGGAAGCTTTTAATGCCTATGAATGGAAAACACCGGAGATGATCACCTTCAAGAACAGGTATGGGGTGGATACTTATGCGCAGGTCCTAGTTCCAAAAACCCCCCTTCCCAATAAACCTGCAGTGGTGTTTGTACATTCCAATGGTTACCTGCAAAATGTACATTATTGGTGGAGCTATCATTTCAGGGAATATATGTTCAACAATCTGTTGGTGGACAAAGGTTTTACGGTCATTAATGTAGACTATACGGCCAGTTCTGGTTACGGAAGGGACGTTAGAACGGGAATTTACCGCCACATGGGAGGAAAAGACCTCTCCGATGTTACGGACGGAGCCCAACTTCTGATTGAAAAGTATGGAGTGAATCCCAATTACATTGGATTGTATGGTGGGTCTTATGGCGGTTTTTTAACCTTGATGGCCCTTTTCACTGAACCAGATGTGTTTAAGTCTGGTGCGGCTTTGCGTTCAGTTACGGATTGGGCGCATTACAATCAAGGCTATACTTCCAACATCCTTAATGAACCCTTGACAGATGAAAAAGCCTATAAACGAAGTTCCCCCATTTATTTCGCGGACGGCTTAAAAGGAAATCTGTTGATGACACATGGTATTGTTGATGTCAATGTCAATTTTCAGGATATAGTTAGGCTTACCCAAAGGCTTATTGAGCTGGGCAAAGAGGATTGGGAACTTGCGGTCTACCCTTTGGAGGACCATAATTTTGTGGAGCCTGCCAGTTGGACGGATCAATACAAGCGAATTTTAAAACTGTTTGAAGACACTCTGATTGAATAA